From one Maniola jurtina chromosome 5, ilManJurt1.1, whole genome shotgun sequence genomic stretch:
- the LOC123865558 gene encoding peptidyl-prolyl cis-trans isomerase FKBP1A codes for MGVDVETLTAGDGSTYPKKGQTVVVHYTGTLTNGKKFDSSRDRGKPFKFKIGKGEVIKGWDEGVAQMSVGERAKLTCSPDYAYGQQGHPGVIPPNSTLIFDVELIRLE; via the exons atgggtgTAGACGTCGAGACTCTAACTGCAGGCGATG GTTCCACATACCCTAAGAAAGGGCAAACTGTAGTCGTCCATTACACAGGCACATTAACAAATGGCAAGAAGTTTGATTCCTCACGCGACCGTGGCAAGCCTTTCAAGTTCAAGATTGGCAAAGGCGAAGTTATCAAGGGTTGGGATGAAGGTGTGGCTCAG ATGTCCGTCGGTGAACGCGCCAAGCTAACCTGCTCCCCCGACTACGCGTACGGTCAGCAGGGCCACCCTGGAGTCATCCCTCCTAACTCCACCCTCATCTTTGATGTGGAACTCATCCGTCTTGAATAA